GTGAGGCAGATGACACGATGCACCACAGTGTGGATTTGAGACTCAAATGAATAAGTAAGCCAGGATAGTGTTCTTAtcttacatctttttttcttttttctcttcagcatcCAGTTATTAATTCTGCCTGTCCTCAAACATCGCCTGGGCCTCTGCTAGAACACCATCTGGATCAGCTAGTTCaatctaaataaaaagaatacaaatcAGTTATGCAGTGTAATTGAAGAAGCTTAAGGTTTTATAGATCTTGATTACTTGAGCATTAACAGAGACTCTCCCATGTATCAGTACTTCAGTTTatattgcagcctttcaattACTGTTAGAAAAATTGCTACGGTTCCCTAATTTTATTAGCATGTAGAACATCACTTCATCTCCTTGAAATAGTTCTGTGTGGAGTGGAATCATTCTCCTTTACCGAAACACATTCTTAAGACAAAACTGGATTTGATTTGTAGCTTGGTGCATCTCGCCTCTGGTTTTAAAAGGTAATTGCAGTCACCTGAGTGAGCATCAAAGGTCACATGAAAGCAAGAGTCTGGAGTCATAACCTGCTTCCAGCTCAATGCACGTTCTTGAGAGAGAAGTGCTAAAGGTCTGCCAGGAACTTGCAGTCTCTGACCTGCTTtgtgttctgctgctttcagggggtgggtgtgtgcatgtggtgCTCCTCCAGGCAGATGATGTCCGgtctttttctcatttattttgttacGCTTTCTGAAGTCTTGGCTTCAATAATTGTAACAGCAGATGTCCCAAGTTCTCTGTGTTGTGCAGTTATGTTCAAAGTCTGCCTTGGTGCAACCCCATCATCTACAATACTGGCTTCCTTCAAAGCTTGTGGCAATCACGCTTTCTGTCCTGTGCATGCCCACCCTTTGTTCCTTCTACCTGCTAATGAGGACACACAGTGATGCTTCCATGCAGAAGCTCAGATCCTCACCATTAACCTCTTGCAGGTGAAAGCTGACTATTTAGTCTTATCTTTGGTTTTGGCAGTTCCTAACATTCGCCCTACATGTACTTTTCTCTAGCAACTGCTTGCAACAGTAATTTGACAAAAGGTTTATGAAAGATCCAGAGtcaattttttctccttttaactGTTACTTCCTTCATATTCTGAGATCAATAAATCTCTTCCAACAGAAAGCGCAATAACAGCAGTGAAAGttgatgctttcttttgctcatagcacagaagaaaattggGTCGTAACTGGGTCTTCAGGGAGCTAAATAAACTAAGGCTTGAACATTCTGCCTTAGTGAAAAATGACAATTCATCCCAAGCTGTTGGGCTGGGTGGTTGAGGAGGCTGTTCTTGGGTAACCTTTGAATATTTTTAGCTACCAAAGTGCTGctcctttcactttttttgtaaaaaaagagaTTGTTTTTCCCTGGTGAGTATTTGGTGTTTATTATTCTGCACTGCCACGGGTGTGCCTAATACTTGCAGGATTAGCTGCCTTGTCAAAAATGTCTGTGCTGAGGGCCCTTGCTATAGAAACCAGATCTGAAGAAATAAGGGAAGTGAAGATACAACAGCTGTGAGCTTCGGTAGGCTGCATGTGCCCAGTATCATTTACAACAGCCTTGTCCCTGGAGCAGcggaggaaggcaggcagcctTACCTGCCACGTGCTGTTCCCTGTGTtcctggagcagagctgtgtgctgtGGTTCTGCAGCGTCTCCAGTGTGGTTCTGCTTGGCTCTAAGCAAAGAGCAGCTTCCCCACCCATATCCTGCAGAAACCGTCCCTTGGAAGTGCGATGCCTTTGTGTTGCATGCGTGTGGCATGCGGACTGAGGTGACTCCAGCTGAGACCAAGCTTTTGACCAGTTGTGTCACTGGGAGCTGTGGCTGTTCCCTGTTGACCCCTATCCCCCTCCAAGGGCACAGAGCAAGGGACAGGCTCTCCTATCCTCCGGGTCCCACACCGAAGTGATGTgcaaggagctggcagctgccaggccaATGGCCCAGCATGTCTGTGTGCCACCGAGTCTGGGAGGGGGGCAAGGACTGacttttcctctgcagcctgtgtcattctgaagggaaaagcagagcagaggatgTTGGCTCTCGTAGCCACCTGTTTGTCCACCTTGGGGCCAGGTGGGAAGCTACACGCACCACTCCACCCACAGGGCTGCTGGACACGGCTGAGCCCCTGACTGGGGGTGTCCGGGTGAAGGAAATGGCTGTTAGCCCTCTGCTGCTCAGGCTCCAGTAAGGTCTGGTCAGCTTCAGCAGTTTGGCTTGGTGAAATCATTTGGTTTTGACGCAAATCCCACTATTGTCTTTACCTCTATTGTCCCcatttcctttgtgctgcttcaGGTCTCTAAGCAGCTCTGGTGCATGAGAATTGCGTTTTTTCAGATGTAGCCATTAGGAGGTTCCGGCAGTGGCTGGACGGGCCATTTGTCCCTATGGGGCTGTTTAGGACACTGCTGGCCAAAAGACTGAGCACACACCCTGTAAGCCAGGAACCCCATGGGGCTAATCACTTGAAGAGTGAAATGCTGCTTGGAGAGCTGACCTGAGCACAGATTAATGCAAACATCActagcaaaaccaaaatttccAAACAATTACCTTTGGGATTGGATACTGAGTAGGGGCAGGAGCTTCGTCTCTGCCAAAGTCAATCAGAATTCCACATTTAGGTATATCTGCTGCCCAGACACCTTCAAACAACTGTCCCTTATCCAGGTAGAAGAATTTCCCTGGGCCGTGcttctttccatctttccaaCCTCCTTCATACCGATTTTCATTTGCTGCAATTAAATACATGAACAGACCGTGAAATTTGCACCATTTCATTAAAAGactacaaacaaaaccaatcaaCACAGTAAACTGACAGAAGAGGAAATCACCTGTTTGGCTCCTCTTGGTAATTTCAAGGGGGCTGTGGCACAGTGTGTTGTTTTACTTTTGTGGTGCTTCGTTTGCTGTtctgcagagggagaaaaggCTGTGGAAGGAGCCCCTGCTTGCCCACTTGCAACAAAAACTGCATTCACCTGCTTTGTTCTCACAGCAATACTCATTTTTTGCTTATCTGCAGAGTGATTGAGCTCAGGGTAAGGAGCTAGTCACTGAGTCTCTTTAcaatatgaaaaattacaggACACAAGTTTCAGATTTATCACTGCAACAAATCACACAAATCTTTGGCTTGAAGAGGTTTGCTTGTCTGGGCaaggaacagcagcactgactgTTGTCCAGTCAAAATAGTCTTTATTTTAGATAATACTCAGGGTTATGTTTTTCCTCAATGAATTACAGGGCAAGAATTGCTGTGAGTGTCTGAACAGTTCAGGCAATCAGTTACAGACTGTTTTTCCAGCTGTACTGCGTCTGTCAAGTTGAGAGAGATTTTTGGGGGATTTGCTGCTCTCCCGGAATCCATCCATCCccaaaagggaaagcagagctgcaaggGGAAGAGAGCAGCCTCATCCAGGGATGCTAGCTGAGAAGTGGAGTCATACCCACAGTGATGATGGGGCTGGCATACATCCAGGCCACCCTGCTGTCACCAGGACAGTTCTCTGCTGTCCTCTTTTCCTACATAGAGTGTTTCTAAGCCAAAAGCTATGGGGATTTCTGACCAAGTTAGTTAGTGGAAATACTTCTGTGTCTCAGCCAAACTCTGCCATTCTTCGTGGCAAGAGGTGGCCAAAATACCAGATCACCCTGCATGGTGCCACAGAGGTAGCCGGGGGCTGCCAGAACACCataagggaagaggaaaaaaccaaaaatgcttCTAGAGAGTGTGGCTGTCAGACTTTTCAGGCAGGGTCTGGTTTACAGGTTggagctgtggtggtggtgatcAGCTTGCATCTGGCAGCGTGCTTATCTGTGACACCAACCTGCCCTACCCACTGCTGGGACCGGTTGGGCTTCTGCTCTCCAGCCATCAACAACTCAGAAACCACCAAAATCATAGACCCTGCACTGTggagcccagctgctcccatcccctctcctcccagagCATCTGAAAGGCTGCATTGGTCGCCGCTGACATCTCTGCAGACATGTAATGCTCTGGTTTAAAAGCCATTTCGGCAATGGGCTGTAGCAGAGGTGGCAAATCAGTGTGGTGCTCCCGGCCAAGCTCGCCCTTGCCGGGCACGCTGCCACTACAAGCAATTTAATCTTGAGCTGCAGCTCATCGTGACCTCCACCAAAGAACTCCTTTTCTTTCACCATTGCAAAGCTGCCGGCACGTGGGCACACTTCCAGCGGCTGAGCTGAGTACATTAAGCTTGTGGGTATAAAATAATTGCTCTGGCTAATTTTAACCAAAAGGAATCCAGCTCATAGTCGGATGCAAACTATGCTGGAGGCAACTGGGCTCTGAAATGGTGCATcagccacagctcagcccaCAAGGGCTCTTAGTTTATAACTAACGGTGACTTTGACAGGAGCAAAGCAGGTCAGTGGAAGGAGTTACCCCTGGAAGTGGGTGCTGATTTTATCTGGATGAGCCATCAGTTGAAAGTGACTTTGGTCAGAGTGAGTGCAGTTGTGCATATGATGTGCAGTGAAGGTCGTGCTCAttcctcccagctgctttgcttAGCTAATTACAAGCCTTGAGATCActttcaagcaaaaaaatagAATAGATTAATAATAATATGGAGATAGTATTTCTTCAAATGTTCCTGGAATGCAGTGCCTTGTGTTGCAAAGGACTGGGATTCTtggcttcagagaaaaatgtgttaaattccaagcaaaataaggagaaaaaaatttccaaatttctatttttatgctGAGATTGCCCCCAACATTCCCAATCCATGATGTATTTGGTGTTATTTCTGGGAAGGGACCGTGTACTAATGAAACCCCTGTGTTCACTCAACTTGAGCCAGTGTCGGAAGTAAGGGAGAGGATAGAGTgaactttgaaagaaaactttttttcctgtgctggaaTTGGTATGCAGCAGTTAGAAAGTATGTCTGGCAAAGTGCCTGGCTTGAAAAGAGAGATCTGCTCTTCTCTGACCCAACAGTATATTATCTCTAACCCTAACCATCCCAgtcatttaaatgtaaatcacagcaaaaataagCTTTCATGCGTGTGGGCTTGAGCAGCGTGGCGCTGGCCTTTGCAACAGCctgtgctgcctccagctccaaACAAGGAGGGGAGGGACAACACGAAGCAGCTGCAACCCTGGTGGCAAGGCTTCAGCAGAAGACGCAATGCAGCATCCAGAAGTTTGGATGGCAGAGACATCAGAGAGCAGGACAACACCTAGTATGTTGAAGGGGGCGGGCAGACACCTGGAGTGAGGGTGGTCGGTACTTACGCAGCCGCAGCATCCCCTGCCCACCAGGCTGGTCCGCCAGCCACTGTCCCTCGTAGATGGACCCGTCCCAGTAATACATCCGTCCCCAGCCGCTCCGCAGCCCGCCACTCCACTCGCCTTCGTAGTGCTCGCCAATGCGGTAAAAAGTCACCCCATAGccctgaatggcagcacagagaCGGCCGGTTAGGAGCCTTTGTATTGAAAGGGGTTGGTCTTCAATTTTGGGACATTACGTTCTTGACACCTACTCCTTTGTTTATTACTTTCAAGcatggctgctggcagcccagctcAGTGGCTGTTCGTGTGTTGAAGGAAACAAGAAGTAGTggtatgggattttttttttttttggcaaattgTTTTATTCCCACGATAAA
The Falco rusticolus isolate bFalRus1 chromosome 1, bFalRus1.pri, whole genome shotgun sequence genome window above contains:
- the MORN3 gene encoding MORN repeat-containing protein 3 gives rise to the protein MPIVKYPRATEPLWHEWDRKAQKCGLRHTVYAVNGDQYTGEWLNNLKHGKGTQVWKHTGAIYSGDWKFGKRDGYGSYSIPDPVTKEYKKVYTGWWKNDQKCGYGVTFYRIGEHYEGEWSGGLRSGWGRMYYWDGSIYEGQWLADQPGGQGMLRLPNENRYEGGWKDGKKHGPGKFFYLDKGQLFEGVWAADIPKCGILIDFGRDEAPAPTQYPIPKIELADPDGVLAEAQAMFEDRQN